Part of the Kitasatospora sp. NBC_01266 genome, GCCCCACACGGCCCGCATAGCCGAGCTCGTGAGCCAACTGGCCGACGGCGGCGGCGGGGCAGTCCTGCAGGTCGTGCGCTACTTCAACGACACTGACCACGACGAATCGCCCAGCCACCCGGACGCTCCCGACACGCCTAACCTCGGGCTTTCATGGCGGCTGCTGTCCGATGGATGATCAGAAAAGAGAAAAGTGCTCCTGACCTGCAACGATGGGACTTGTCTAGGGTCCAGTCAGCTGCGTGGAAAGAAGCACTTCTCAAGTGAACACTACCGGGTCGTACCCGCGTGTCCGTGTCGAGGGCAACGGTCGAGGTGTCGTCTCACAGGCCGGCTCGGTTCTGCTGGTGGAAACGGTCCGCAAAAGCGGTCTGGATACGACGTTGTCAGCGGCTCTCCAGCGCTGGCGCAAGCCGCGTGCGGTGCACGATCCGGGCAAGATCCTGCTGGACATGGCCCTGGCGGTCGCCTTGGGCGGGGACTGTCTGGCCGATGTCGCGATGTTGCGGGCCGAGCCCGCCGTGTTCGGGCCGGTGGCCTCCGACCCGACGGTCTCACGCCTGGTGGACGCCCTCGCCGCGGCCGGGCCCCGCGCCCTCGCGGCGATCCGGCGGGCACGAGCCGACGTCCGCTGTCGGGTCTGGAGGTTGGCCGGCGATGCGGCTCCGGACGCAGACGGGGACGTGATCGTGGACATCGACGGAGTGCTGGTCCTCGCGCACTCCGAGAAGGAGCATGCAGCCAAGACCTGGAAGAAGACGTTCGGACACCACCCGCTGTTCGCGTTCGTCGACCACGGCCCAGGCGGGTCCGGCGAACCCGTCGCCGGGCTGCTGCGGCCGGGGAACGCGGGCTCCAACACCGCCGCCGACCACATCGAGGCCGCCCGCCTGGCCCTGGCCCAGCTGCCGAAGAAGTACCGGCGCGGACGCCGCACCTTGATCCGCACCGACTCCGCCGGCGGAACCCACGACTTCCTCAACTGGCTCACCGCACGCGGCCGATGGCTGTCCTACTCGGTCGGGATGACCATCACCGACGCCATCCACCAGGCCGTGCTGAGGATCCCGGCCTCGGCCTGGACCCCGGCCGTCGAACCCGGCGGCGAGATCCGCGACGGTGCCTGGGTGGCCGAACTCGCCGGTGATGTCCTCACGGGCTGGCCGAAGGGGATGCGGCTCGTCGTCCGCAAGGAACGGCCGCACCCCGGAGCGCAGTTGCGGTTCACCGACGCCGACGGCATGCGGCTGACCTGCTTCGCCACCAGCACCACCGGCACCCCGATCGCGTACCTGGAGCTGCGGCACCGCCAGCGCGCCCGCGCCGAGGACCGCATCCGCGCCGCCCGCGACACCGGCCTGCGCAACCTGCCCCTGCACGACGCCGCCCAGAACCAGGTCTGGTTGGAGATCGTCCAGCTCGCGCTCGACCTGCTCGCCTGGATGCCTATGCTCGCGCTGACCGGGCCCGCCCGCCGGTGGGAGCCCAAGCGCATGCGGCTGCGGCTGTTCTCCGCCGCCGCCCAGCTCGTCACCACCGGCCGCCGCAGCTACCTCCGCCTGGCCCGCCACTGGCCCTGGACCGATGTGATCACCGGCGCGTTCGCACGCCTACACGCCCTGCCGGACCCCGGCTGACCAGCGACATCGCCCCATCCCGACGAGCAGTGGACCACTTCCGGAGTCGTGGAACCCGGTGCCCACCCGACGCGGCAGTCGGGCCCTCGGCGTTTCTACAGGCAGCAACTCCAGCCCAGACAAGCAGAAACGGCCCGTCAGTCGAGCTGACGAGCCGTCATGCAAGATCGAGGCTAACCTCGGGCTTTCACGGAGGCTGCTGTCCGATGGATGATCAGAAAAGAGAAAAGTGCTCCTGACCTGCAACGATGGGACTTGTCTAGGGTCCAGTCAGCTGCGTGGAAAGAAGCACTTCTCAGGTGAACACTACCGGGTCGTACCCGCGTGTCCGTGTCGAGGGCAACGGTCGTGGGGTCGTCTCCCAGGCCGGCTCGGTTCTGCTGGTGGAAACGGTCCGCAAAAGCGGTCTGGCTGCGGCGCTGTCTTCGGCTCTCCAGCAATGGCGTAAGCCGCGTGCGGTGCACGATCCGGGCAAGATCCTGCTGGATATGGCCCTTGCCGTTGCCTTGGGCGGGGACTGTCTGGCCGATGTCGCGGTGCTGCGGGCCGAGCCCGCCGTGTTCGGTCCGGTGGCCTCCGACCCGACCGTCTCGCGCCTGGTCGACGCCCTCGCCGCAGCCGGGCCCCGCGCCCTCGCGGCGATCCGGCGGGCACGAGCCGACGTCCGCGAGCAGGTCTGGAAGTTGGCCGGCGAGGCGGCCCCGGACACGGGCGGTGACGTGATCGTGGACATCGATGGGGTGCTGGTCCTGGCGCACTCCGAGAAGGAGCATGCAGCCAAGACCTGGAAGAAGACGTTCGGACACCACCCGCTGTTCGCGTTCGTCGACCACGGCCCAGGCGGGTCCGGCGAACCCGTCGCCGGGCTGCTGCGGCCGGGGAACGCGGGCTCCAACACAGCCGCCGACCACATCGAGGCCGCCCGCCTGGCCCTGGTCCAGCTGCCGAAGAAGTACCGGCGCGGACGCCGCACCTTGATCCGCACCGACTCCGCCGGCGGAACCCACGACTTCCTCAACTGGCTCACCGCACGCGGCCGATGGCTGTCCTACTCGGTCGGGATGACCATCACCGACGCCATCCACCAGGCCGTGCTGAAGATCCCGGCCTCGGCCTGGACCCCGGCCGTCGAACCCGGCGGCGAGATCCGCGACGGTGCCTGGGTGGCCGAACTCGCCGGTGATGTCCTCACGGGCTGGCCGCAGGGGATGCGGCTCGTCGTCCGCAAGGAACGGCCGCACCCCGGAGCGCAGTTGCGGTTCACCGACGCAGACGGCATGCGGCTGACCTGCTTCGCCACCAGCACCACCGGCACCCCGATCGCGCACCTGGAGCTGCGGCACCGCCAGCGCGCCCGCGCCGAGGACCGCATCCGCGCCGCCCGCGACACCGGCCTGCGCAACCTGCCCCTGCACGACGCCGCCCAGAACCAGGTCTGGTTGGAGATCGTCCAGCTCGCGCTCGACCTGCTCGCCTGGATGCCTATGCTCGCGCTGACCGGGCCCGCCCGCCGGTGGGAGCCCAAGCGCATGCGGCTGCGGCTGTTCTCCGCCGCCGCCCAGCTCGTCACCACCGGCCGCCGCAGCTACCTCCGCCTGGCCCGCCACTGGCCCTGGACCGATGTGATCACCGGCGCGTTCGCACGCCTACACGCCCTGCCGGACCCCGGCTGACCAGCGACATCGCCCCATCCCGACGAGCAGTGGACCACTTCCGGAGTCGTGGAACCCGGTGCCCACCCGACGCGGCAGTCGGGCCCTCGGCGTTTCTACAGGCAGCAACTCCAGCCCAGACAAGCAGAAACGGCCCGTCAGTCGAGCTGACGAGCCGTCATGCAAGATCGAGGCTAACCTCTTCGGCTGGCATCTGGATCGCGATGCCCTGGACTTCCTCGCCGCAGTCGACGCCGAGCTCGACGTGGACGAGTACGACATGACCCCAGGCGAGGACACCATCTGAGCGCGCGAACTTGTACTTACCTGGGCACAGGAGTCAGTGCCCCGACAACATCAGGAGTTCAAGTTCAGTAGGCTCCCGCTATGGGTGGTCCAGTATTGGTGATTGAGTTGGCCGAGGCGGTTCCTGTCGCGACAGTCGAGCGGCTCCGGGACGTCCTGGTGGGCTCGTCGACCTGGTTTGTGGAGAAGCGTCCTGGTGGCTACGACCTCAACATAGTCGCCGATCGAATCGGCGTCGCGGACCTGGGCGAAGTCGACGTGCGCCGGCCATTTCTGGTTTACATCATGGGGCCCGGAATCGGGGACGAGGAGATTTTCGAGGCCGAGCACGCGGATGGCCCCAATCTGGAACCGCTCATCGGCTTCAGCCCGACACACGCAGTGGACGTCATCGCCGGATGCAATAGGCCGATCGATCACATCACCACGGCCCTGTTGACGGCTGCCATCATGGACGTGGTCGGCGGCGTCGCTAATGCTGAGCTACTGGATGACCAGGTTGACGTGGTGGCAGGTCTTCCGGGTGTGATCGCTATGACGGACAGCCCGTGGCCGAATGTTTTCGGGACGGCAGAGTTCCTGCGGGCATGGGCTGTTCAACCGAGCTTCCGACTCCTCAAATAATTAGCCGTGACGCCATGTTCGGCTCGCGAGTCAGGATGCATTGTCGCAGGGAGTAGAAGGTCAACGCCTGCTTGGTCCTTCATTTGCCGACCGCCATAACTCGCACATAAAGTAGGTCATGGAGATTTTGGGATCGACAGTGCCAGGTGGTGCGCGTATGTGTCGAGGGCCTGTCGCAGGGCCTGGAAGTATTCCGAGGCTTTCTCTGCGTAATAGATTCGACTGAGCATTCGGTATTCAGGGAGATTTGGATAGACAGGGCGGTCGCGGGTGGCGAAAGGAGGATGGAAGCACGGGGCCAGAGCCCATTCGCTGCCAGTGGCCTTGGCCCAGATGTAGGCCGACGCGCATTCACGAATGAGGCCGTCCTGTTTCGGCTTTGACGTGCTGCTGGTCAAAGGCGGAAGTTGGTCCGCGATGGTGTGCCACTCGTCAAGGCGGAGGTTCCAGAAGGCGCGCTGATGCCGGCGGTGGCTGTAGTCGGGAGGGTCGGGGAGACGGGCGATGTGCTGTGCGAGGGTCTCGAAAGCTTCCGTGAGGTCCCGGCGTGGGGCGACCTGGCCGTCAGGGGAAGTGATTTGGGTTAGCGTGCGTCCGCGTCCGCTGAGGCAGTATGCCGGAATTCCGAGGAACTGGGCGGCACTGAACAGCGACGAGCCGGTTGCGGCCTGGACGAGGTGAACGGCGGCAGTCCTGCGGAACCTGTCATTACTTCCGAGTCGGGCTCTGGCGCCGTCGCTGATAAGAAGGCTGAGCCAGCCATCTGGCAGCCATTGGGGAATATGTTCGGGCAGGTACCCGCGTTCGCGGACGGGGATGATGGGTTTGGTGTCCGGTCCTGGCCTCATCGAGGGTTTGGGGAAGCGAAGGGTGAGGGCGTGTTCGACATCAAGTCTGGTCAGAGGCGTACATCCTGACGCGACGGCGCCCCGGGTCTTGGTCCAGTTGCTGGCCACCACTGGTTCGACGTCTTGGAGCAGGACGCCGAGGCTTCGCTGGAACGTCGGCCGTGGCTGGGCGAGGAGCGTGTCGGCAAGGGCAAGGAGGGCTGCGGTGAGAGTGCTGTTGGGCGGTGTCGCATCCCATCGCACTCGGCCCGAAGGACCTGTTCCGGCAGAGGAAAGGTAGGCATCCAGGGCGGGCGGGAGTTCGAAGGTTGCATGGGCTGCTGCCTTCGGCCAGGTTGCGCAGACCACGGCTGACATGACCTGCAGATCGCGTATTGCAGCGGAGGCGGCCGCCGGGTCATGGCTGGGTGCCAGCAGGCCGATGATCTTGCGCTGCAGCGACGCAAGCTCAGGCGTGAGCGGCCGGGCCGGCAGGACGGCTGCGGTGTCCAGTCGCTGGCCGCAGGGTTGGTGACCGTCCGGCTGCCGGATCTTGGTGCGGCATTGCGCGGGATGAAGACCCGCGACCCACTGGGAGGGAATCAGTGTCCGAGTCGCGCTCCAGTTGCCGCGGCTGTGAGCGGGTTGCACGCAGGACGGGCAGAGATCTTCCAGTAGAGCGTTGTGCTGGAGGCAGGCGAAGACCAGCCCAAAGTGCCACTCAACTTTCCAGGCGCCGCCGTGGCGGCGTTGGATCTCGCTGCCGTCGCCCGCAAGGCACTGCGGGCAGTAGCGGCTGGAGGTCAGGAAGAGCCAGTCCCGGGGCCTGCCGGTCGGGCGCAAGGTGGTGCCCCCTGGGCTGACCAGAGCCTCGGTGACAGCTGGATAGCGGCCCACGAAACGTCGCATGGAGAGCGCTTCTGCCTCGGCCTCGGTCAGGCGCGTGCAACGGGCGAAAGACTCCAGGACGGTGGGTTCCATCATCAGCAGGTGTCGCGCCTGGGAGGACTGATTGCCGACACCTGGAGTGGCCAGGCCGGCCTGGCGCATGAGAACGCTCGGAGCCAGGTCGAGGAGGTGCGCGAGCCGCAGGATGAAGCCGGGAAGACTCTCGCCCGGCAGCGGGTCGAGGCTTCTGGGCAGCGGAGCTGGCTCGTTGGCGGACACGGGCACTGATCACCCCTGGGCCTGAGCAGCCACTGGGCCGTCATCGTCGAAGACGGTGTTCCGTTTACGCCTCGGTTTGGCGGCGGCCTGGTTCTCCGCGCTGGGGAGCGGAGCCGGGATCGTGGGAACCTCACCGGCTTCCGGATCTCGTCCCGGGTCATCGAGGCTCTAACCTCGGGCTTTCATGGCGGCTGCTGTCCGATGGATGATCAGAAAAGAGAAAAGTGCTCCTGACCTGCAACGATGGGACTTGTCTAGGGTCCAGTCAGCTGCGTGGAAAGAAGCACTTCTCAAGTGAACACTACCGGGTCGTACCCGCGTGTCCGTGTCGAGGGCAACGGTCGAGGTGTCGTCTCACAGGCCGGCTCGGTTCTGCTGGTGGAGACGGTCCGCAGAAGCGGGCTGGATACGACGTTGTCAGCGGCTCTCCAGCGCTGGCGCAAGCCGCGTGCGGTGCACGATCCGGGCAAGATCCTGCTGGACATGGCCCTGGCGGTCGCCTTGGGCGGGGACTGTCTGGCCGATGTCGCGATGTTGCGGGCCGAGCCTGCTGTGTTCGGGCCGGTGGCCTCTGACCCGACGGTCTCACGCCTGGTGGACGCCCTCGCCGCGGCCGGGCCCCGCGCCCTTGAGGCCATCCGGCGGGCACGAGCCGACGTCCGCTGTCGGGTCTGGAGGTTGGCCGGCGATGCGGCTCCGGACGCAGACGGGGACGTGATCGTGGACATCGACGGAGTGTTGGTCCTCGCGCACTCCGAGAAGGAGCACGCTGCCAAGACCTGGAAGAAGACGTTCGGGCATCACCCGCTGTTCGCGTTCGTCGACCACGGCGGTGACGGGTCCGGAGAACCGGTCGCGGGCCTGCTGCGGCCGGGGAACGCGGGCAGCAACACGGCCGCCGACCACATCGAGGCCGCCCGCGTGGCCCTGGCCCAGCTGCCGAAGAAGTACCGGCGTGGACGCCGGACCCTGATCCGCACCGACTCCGCCGGCGGTACCCACGACTTCCTCAACTGGCTCACCGCACGCGGCCGATGGCTGTCCTATTCGGTGGGGATGACCATCACCGACGCCATCCACGCCGCCGTGCTGAAGGTCCCGGCCCCGGCCTGGACCGCGGCCGTCGAACCCGACGGCGAGATCCGCGAGGGCGCCTGGGTCGCCGAACTCGCCGGCGATGTCCTCACCGGCTGGCCGACGGGAATGCGGCTGATCGTCCGCAAGGAACGGCCGCACCCAGGCGCCCAGTTGCGCTTCACCGACGCCGACGGCATGCGGCTGACCTGCTTCGCCACCAACACCAAGCACACGCCCATCGCCGCTCTGGAGTTGCGGCACCGCCGGCGGGCCCGCGCCGAGGACCGCGTCCGCGCCGCCCGCGACACCGGACTGCGCAACCTGCCGCTCCACGATGCCGCCCAGAACCAGGTCTGGCTGGAGATCATCCAGCTCGCGCTCGATCTGCTCGCCTGGATGCCCATGCTTGCGCTGACCGGGCCCGCCCGTCGCTGGGAGCCCAAACGCATGCGGCTGAGGCTGTTCTCCGCCGCCGCCCAGCTCGTCACCACCGGCCGCCGCAGCTACCTCCGTCTGGCCCGTCACTGGCCCTGGACCGACGTGATCACCAGCGCGTTCGCCCGCCTACACATCCTGCCGGCGCCCGGCTGACCAGTGACATCGCCCCATCCCGACGAGCACTCACTGCCTTCCGGAGCTGTGGAACCCGGCGCTCACCCGACGCGACAGCCGGGCCCTCACCATGCCCACAGGACAGAAACCCCGGCCCGGACAAGCGAAAACGGCCCGCCAGCCATGCTGACGAGCCGTCATGCAAGATCGAGGCTAATGATGATCTCGTCGAGGAGGTCCTCGTCCAGGAGTTCTCGGCCGCCGTCAATTGCTTCCTTGGCGCCGTCCTCGATAAGGCGGTTGAGGAGCCCGACGACGCCGCCGGTGCGGCGCATCAGGTATTCGGGCATGCCGCCTTCGGTGAGCATTCCGGGCTCGGCGTTGAACAGGCGGAGGCCGTCCTCCAGACCACCGAGGTAGTCATGGAAGGCTTGGATATCACGGGGAGTTGTGTAGCGGAAGCGGTCGAGCTCGACTAACTCGAAGCGACGCTCGGTCTGGGTGACCTCCAGGCCATGGATGCGCGCGTTTTCTGGGGGTGGCACCACCCACTGACGCTCCCGCTTGTCCCACTTCGCGCCCCGCAGCAGGCCCGAGCCGACGATGTCGACACCGATCAGGATGAGGGTGACATTCATGCTCATGAAAGCCCGGACCAGGTCCAGTGCGTCCTGGTCGTCGGCCCGGTGCAATCGGAGCCGGGTAATGTCGTCGATTTTACCGACCGCAGGAGCTCGGAAACCGGCTCTGAACTGCGACGATTCATAGACTACATGTCAGCGACGGGGGTGTGCTGTGGTTTTGTGTCGCTCGTTGGAGTGGTTCTCAAGTGCCCTCGTCGTCTGACGGCCAGATGCCTTCATCGCAGGACTGAGCTGGTCCAGCCCTGTCACCGCGAGCATGGCTCTGTCCGTGAGAACGCGGATATACATCGGTTTGGGAGGCACCCGACGCCCGCTAAGGAAACGAAGTGTTCACGGGTTTCGACAGCAGCACGGGTACGGAGAAGCTGCTGCTGGGGGTGCTGGATGGCCGTGGTAGTCGGGTGTCTAAGGTCGCGTCCATGACGAGGACCACGCCCCCGCGCCCGCTCGATGTCGAGGTGCTCTTCCCGGAACTGGCCGCCTACCGGGGCACGACGACGCGCCTCCACCCGCGGCCGGGGAGCCCGGAGGTGTCGGCCAGCTCGGTGGGCGGCCCGATGCTGTGGCCGGCGAACGAGCCGTGGCCGGTGTGCAGCGAGGCACACGGCCGCCGGCGGGGGCGGCGCCCGGCCGACATCCACCAGTGGCGACAGGTCCTGTCTGCCGCATGGGCCCGGGAGCAGAACCCGGGGCCCACGGATGAGGAGCGGAAGCTCCTGGACGAGCTACGCCTGGAACACCGGCCTCCCGAGGTGTCGGAGACGGACCCGCTGCCGATGATCGGCCTCGCGCAGCTGTACCGGCGGGATCTTCCCGACCTGCCGGTCGGGCCGGGCAACTGCGACCTGCTCCAGGTGTTCTGGTGCCCCTTCGACGCGCACGGCCCGAGCCGGTACGACCTGGAACTGCACCTGCGCTGGCGGCGGTCCTGGGAGGTCGGCGAGATGCTGACCGCACCACCGCAGCCGCTGGTCGTCGGATCCGCCGGGTTCGTACCCGAGCCCTGTGTCCTGCACCCGGAGCAGGTGGCCACCTACCCGTTCGCCGGCCTCCTGCCCGAGGACCTGTGCACCCGGCTCGACGCCTGGGACGAAGCCCAGGAAGAGGAGGCCGAGCAGTCGGCGGACGAGAATGCGGCTGATCCGGTCGGCTACCAGTACGACCTGTCCATCCCGCCCGGCTGGCGCGTCGGTGGCTTCGCCTCCTGGCACGCCACCGACCCGTACCCCATGGACTGCCAGACCTGTAGGACGCCGATGCACCTCCTACTGACCATCGACAGCTCGGAGTGGGACGGCGGCAGCGGCAGCTGGAAGCCGCTGGAGGACCGAGACCTTCCGACCCATCGGTCCGCCACCCCCACTGAAGTCACCGTGGGCCGATTCGGCGAGCTCAACGTCTTCGCCTGCCCCACCGATCCCGACCATCCGCACCGCTGGAGTATCCAGTAGCTCGTAGGGCCTACCTGGTGCGGCAACGTTCTCGTCGGCGAGCGAGGGCGCTATCGCTTCTCGTGAACATCGAACACGCCGCGGTCCGGGTGCCTCCCGAAGCACTGAACAACTGCTGTCGAAACCAGTGGACAAAGCCACGAGCACGAGGGACGTCGAGCGGCCGGATATTTCACTGCCCATTCAACAGCAAGATCGACTATGTTGCGGTGTTATGAGAGGCAGAGACCAGTCGGTGGACATTGCTGGACTCGATGGTGCCTGGAACAGGTCGTGGCCTAAGTGCCCGCCGGAGGCCCGCCGTCTGCGTCACCGGTTCCCAGAACGCTGGGTCCGCTTCCACGCCCTCCCGGAGGGCAAGAGGTATGCGACCTCGGACGCCGAGCACGCCGAGATCCTGCGTCGTCACCACGCGCTTCTGGAGGATCTCCTCGGAGACGTCACGGTCGACGGCGGAGGATTGGTGGCGATCACCTGCTCCTGGTCCGCGACCGGTTCCCCGATTCCGCGAGACACTGCGGTCGCTGCCACCACGCCCGGGGCCGCGCACTGGCGAAGCGATGACCTGGCCATCGAGCCGGGCTTCCACTCGTGGCAGCACCACTACGTCTCCGCGACGGACCTGTACGATCCCGCACTGGACCGGCTCCTGCTCTGCGTAGCCGACGACATGACCGCCGGCGTCATCCTGACCGAACCCGTCTGTGCATGGGTTGTCCACCCCTATGACGGCGGCGTGGACCTCTTCGCCGAGAGCACCAAGGTGCGCGACCAACTCGCCAGCAGATATGCCGAGTGGCTGCCGTCGACGCGGCAGGGGACGTGAGCTGGAACGGCGTCAGGAAGACGAGGGCGACTCGGCAGCTCCGGCCAGGCGGAGACTACGACCGAGGTCACCGACGAGCAGGCGGGGGTGGCGTCGCCACCACCACATGTCGATGGGGTCGAATCCGCTGATCCGGTGGAACTGCGACATGGCGATGCCGTCGTTGAAGACGGTGGCGGCCCGGAATTGGTCGTCGAGGGCTTTGATCCGCGGAGTCCAGATCACGATCACGCGTTCAGCGAGGATCGGCCATGCCTCGTGGAGCCAGTTCCGGCTGTAGAGGTCGTTGGTGTATTCCTCGACCATGTCGTCGTAGCCGTTTTCGACCTCGCCCACGAGCCAGGCCCATTTGTCGACCATCTCTTGGACGGTGAATGCCTTGCGCCAGCCTCGTTGATGCAGGACCTTGCCTGCTGTCTGCTCGTTGTGGGGCTCCATATCGTGGAGCCTCGCATACCGCGCGGTCCGTTGACCAAGGGTTTCCCCTGGTCAACGGAGCTGATCGAGCGGCATTGCTCGAGCGATCAGGTGGCCGCGATCTGGGCTTCGAGGTCGGCGACGCGGCGGTCCTGGAAGCGGAGGTTGGAGCGGGCGGCCTTGAGGCGTTCGTCGAAAGACCGGTTGTCAGCGGTGAGCTGGCGGACGCGCTGCTTGAGGGTGGTGTTCTCGGTGGTGATCCGCTGGATGGCCTCCTGGGTCCATTCGGCTTCCAAGTCGCGGACCTGTCCGAGGAGTTCGCCGATGCGGGTGCGCTGGGCGAGGATCTCGGCGTGGGCGGCCTTGAGGGCGTCCTCGGCGTTCAGGGCCCGTTCGCGCCAGGTCGCCTCGCGTGCCTCGTCCTGGTCGGTGAGCATCTGGGTCCGTCGTTCGCCAGCTTCGGCAATCGCGGTGGCGACCGCGGCTCTGGCATCGGGGTGGTCGTAGAGGAAGGTGCGGGAGACGTTCGCGCGACGGGCGACGGCGGCGACGCTGACCTGGGTCTTCTCGCAGCGGAGCCGGGTGATGGCGTCGCGGACTCGTCCGAGGGCGGCGTCGGTGGTGCGGTGGCGGGCGGCCAGGGCTGCGGCTGTGCGCGGGTCGGGGACGGTGGTGGTCACGCGCATTGCTCCTGTTCGTCGGTGGTGTCGTCGGCCTGGTCCTGCTCGTCGCCGGTGGCCTGGGCGAGGTCGGCTGCGCGGAAGGCGGTGGACCAGACGCGGTGGAAGTAGTCCTGGGGTTTGCGCAGGTCCAGGGCGAGGGCGTCGTCGAGGAGGCCGAGGCCGGCCAGTGCGCTCTCCAGGCCGTCGATGGCGCGGGCTGTGGGTTCGAAGTAGCGGTGGAGGTAGTCGGCGGTGGCGTCATCGGGGGCACCTTCAGCCAAGAGTCGCCACTGTTCGCGCTTGCGCCGCCAGTAGAGGAGGTCGGCGCCGGACAGGACGAACTTGTCGCAGTTGTGGCAGTCCAGGTTCCAGGGGCAGGCGCCGCCCTCGACGACGGGCTGGAAGGTGCAGAACCCGCCCTCGGCCGGGGTGCTGCGGCGCGACAGGTCGATCGCCAGGGCCTGGGCCTGCTCGCGGGTGAGCGGGGTGGCGTCCCCGGCCAGGAGTTGGCCCGGTTGGGCGGTGCCGGGGCCAGCGACCCAGATATGCTGGAGCACGTCCTCCAGATCAGTGCTGGTCAGATGCACGTAATGCTCGGCCATGCGGTCTGAAACCTGGCCGAGGTAACGGCGGATGTGGGTCAGTGAGGCACCGGCCCGCAGCAGATTGGTGGCCAGCGTGTGGCGAGCCTGATGGGGGACGAGCTGTCCCAGGTCGAGTTCGTTCACCCAGTCCCGGAAGCCGCGGTTGAACCACGTGTAGGACAGTGCGGTGGTGCCGGCAGGGTTGCGGACCTTGGTGGCGAACAGGGCCAGCCGGGCCCGTTCGCTGCCCGTCGGTCGACGGCCGTGCCGGTCGACGAAGCGGTCCAGCGTCTTGCGCTGGCGCTCGGCGAGCAGGTCGTAGAGACGGTCCGGGATGCGGATCGCCACGTCGTAGTTCCCGACCTTGGTCTGGTCGTGCCAGAACATCGCCAGCCCGCCGTAGCGGCCGATGCAGTCCCAGCGCAGTTTCACGACCTCGCCGACGCGCCGACCCGTCACCACGATCGTCTCCCAGACGTCCCTCAGTCCCAGGTCATCAGGGTCGTGGACCTCGGCGAGCCGGGTGAGGTTGTCCCCGTCGGCCAGGGCGCGGGCGACCTCGTCGGGGAACGGCCGGCGGGCCCGAAGCGTCTCGTTCCCGGCGTAGGGCATCGCGATGATGAACTCCCGGTCCAGCGCGAGTCGTTCGGCGGTCCCGTGCTCCAGCGCGTCGCGCAGGAGCTTGCGTACCCCGTTGAAGACATCGGTGCGGGTGACCTGGGTGACCGTGGAGGGCTCCCCGGCCAGTCCTTTTATCACCAGCGACGGCAGGCTGTTCTGTTCACGGTGCCGCTGGTCGGCGATGAACCGGGTCATGTGCTCCGCCCGCAGGGCGGACGGGTCGTGGCCGCCGCTGGTGGCGTCGACCTCCAGGAATGCGCTGAGCTCGGTGCAGGCCCGGCGGATGCCGTCGATCGGCGCGGCGGTGCGCGGGCGGCGGGGTGAGCTGATCAGGTCGGCGGTGTAGTCCCAGAGCAGGTCCCGAAGCCAGCGCTGGGAGATGGCGGTGAGGTCGATGTGGCTGGCGCGGGCCGGGAAGCGGATGCCGAAGTGGTCGGTCTCGATGAATCCGGCCTCCCGTGCCTGCTGCGGGGTGAAGTAGACCAACCGCAGGTAGTGGAGCATCTTCTTCACGATCGCGGTGTGGAAGCGGGGGAAGCCGTCCAGGTCCAGGTCGGTCAGTGAGCCGGCGTCGCGCT contains:
- a CDS encoding IS1380 family transposase is translated as MNTTGSYPRVRVEGNGRGVVSQAGSVLLVETVRKSGLDTTLSAALQRWRKPRAVHDPGKILLDMALAVALGGDCLADVAMLRAEPAVFGPVASDPTVSRLVDALAAAGPRALAAIRRARADVRCRVWRLAGDAAPDADGDVIVDIDGVLVLAHSEKEHAAKTWKKTFGHHPLFAFVDHGPGGSGEPVAGLLRPGNAGSNTAADHIEAARLALAQLPKKYRRGRRTLIRTDSAGGTHDFLNWLTARGRWLSYSVGMTITDAIHQAVLRIPASAWTPAVEPGGEIRDGAWVAELAGDVLTGWPKGMRLVVRKERPHPGAQLRFTDADGMRLTCFATSTTGTPIAYLELRHRQRARAEDRIRAARDTGLRNLPLHDAAQNQVWLEIVQLALDLLAWMPMLALTGPARRWEPKRMRLRLFSAAAQLVTTGRRSYLRLARHWPWTDVITGAFARLHALPDPG
- a CDS encoding IS1380 family transposase, producing the protein MNTTGSYPRVRVEGNGRGVVSQAGSVLLVETVRKSGLAAALSSALQQWRKPRAVHDPGKILLDMALAVALGGDCLADVAVLRAEPAVFGPVASDPTVSRLVDALAAAGPRALAAIRRARADVREQVWKLAGEAAPDTGGDVIVDIDGVLVLAHSEKEHAAKTWKKTFGHHPLFAFVDHGPGGSGEPVAGLLRPGNAGSNTAADHIEAARLALVQLPKKYRRGRRTLIRTDSAGGTHDFLNWLTARGRWLSYSVGMTITDAIHQAVLKIPASAWTPAVEPGGEIRDGAWVAELAGDVLTGWPQGMRLVVRKERPHPGAQLRFTDADGMRLTCFATSTTGTPIAHLELRHRQRARAEDRIRAARDTGLRNLPLHDAAQNQVWLEIVQLALDLLAWMPMLALTGPARRWEPKRMRLRLFSAAAQLVTTGRRSYLRLARHWPWTDVITGAFARLHALPDPG
- a CDS encoding DUF6368 family protein, which codes for MGGPVLVIELAEAVPVATVERLRDVLVGSSTWFVEKRPGGYDLNIVADRIGVADLGEVDVRRPFLVYIMGPGIGDEEIFEAEHADGPNLEPLIGFSPTHAVDVIAGCNRPIDHITTALLTAAIMDVVGGVANAELLDDQVDVVAGLPGVIAMTDSPWPNVFGTAEFLRAWAVQPSFRLLK
- a CDS encoding TniQ family protein, encoding MSANEPAPLPRSLDPLPGESLPGFILRLAHLLDLAPSVLMRQAGLATPGVGNQSSQARHLLMMEPTVLESFARCTRLTEAEAEALSMRRFVGRYPAVTEALVSPGGTTLRPTGRPRDWLFLTSSRYCPQCLAGDGSEIQRRHGGAWKVEWHFGLVFACLQHNALLEDLCPSCVQPAHSRGNWSATRTLIPSQWVAGLHPAQCRTKIRQPDGHQPCGQRLDTAAVLPARPLTPELASLQRKIIGLLAPSHDPAAASAAIRDLQVMSAVVCATWPKAAAHATFELPPALDAYLSSAGTGPSGRVRWDATPPNSTLTAALLALADTLLAQPRPTFQRSLGVLLQDVEPVVASNWTKTRGAVASGCTPLTRLDVEHALTLRFPKPSMRPGPDTKPIIPVRERGYLPEHIPQWLPDGWLSLLISDGARARLGSNDRFRRTAAVHLVQAATGSSLFSAAQFLGIPAYCLSGRGRTLTQITSPDGQVAPRRDLTEAFETLAQHIARLPDPPDYSHRRHQRAFWNLRLDEWHTIADQLPPLTSSTSKPKQDGLIRECASAYIWAKATGSEWALAPCFHPPFATRDRPVYPNLPEYRMLSRIYYAEKASEYFQALRQALDTYAHHLALSIPKSP
- a CDS encoding IS1380 family transposase; translated protein: MNTTGSYPRVRVEGNGRGVVSQAGSVLLVETVRRSGLDTTLSAALQRWRKPRAVHDPGKILLDMALAVALGGDCLADVAMLRAEPAVFGPVASDPTVSRLVDALAAAGPRALEAIRRARADVRCRVWRLAGDAAPDADGDVIVDIDGVLVLAHSEKEHAAKTWKKTFGHHPLFAFVDHGGDGSGEPVAGLLRPGNAGSNTAADHIEAARVALAQLPKKYRRGRRTLIRTDSAGGTHDFLNWLTARGRWLSYSVGMTITDAIHAAVLKVPAPAWTAAVEPDGEIREGAWVAELAGDVLTGWPTGMRLIVRKERPHPGAQLRFTDADGMRLTCFATNTKHTPIAALELRHRRRARAEDRVRAARDTGLRNLPLHDAAQNQVWLEIIQLALDLLAWMPMLALTGPARRWEPKRMRLRLFSAAAQLVTTGRRSYLRLARHWPWTDVITSAFARLHILPAPG